The Pan troglodytes isolate AG18354 chromosome 19, NHGRI_mPanTro3-v2.0_pri, whole genome shotgun sequence region ACCCCACCCCTAGACTAGGAGAAGGGTTGGGGTTTTAGGACTTCTGTGAAAGCACAGCCACCAGCACCTTTGTCCCCAGTGGAACAAACTCAGAAGGATAATTTATGCTGCAGGCTCTTCCACCTGCAGGGTCAGGCAGAGCTGACACTTCACCCAGCACCACCTGGCCACTGCCTCCTCCTGATCCACTCCCCCACCCAACGGTCTCTAGCTAAGGCAGCGCTCCTTGAAATGTAATCTTCTGGCTAGGCAcactggctcattcctgtaatcccaacactttcaaaGACTaagggtgggaggatcccttgagcccaggagttcaagcctgggcaatatagggagaccccatctctggaaataaatacataaataagtaaattagccaggtgtggtggtgctctcCTGTAGTCCTaactgctcgagaggctgaggtaggagaattgcttgagcccaggaatttgaggccatagtgactgtgatcacaccactgccctccaccctgggcaacacagtgagaccctgcctcaaaaaacaaaaacaacattagctgggcatggtggtgtgtgcctgtagtcctagttactagggagactgaggcagaaggatcacctgagcccaggaattcaaggctgcagtgagctatggagtgccaaagcactccagcctgggtatcagagcaagaccctgtctcttgggaaaaaaaaaaaaaaaaaaaggaaccttgGGTCAGGGTCTACTTCTGGGAGAACCCAATGCCTCCAGGCACTATACTGCAGCTGGGTATGGTCTCATCCTCCACCCTGAGCACCAAGGCAGGGTCTATTTCCTCACATGGACGTAAGGGAGAGATCTTTGGATCGATTTTCCTGAGCTGTGAAATGGGGCAGTCAGCCCTGACAAACAGGTTGCTGAGAAGCAGACAGGCAGTGCTGCTACAGCTCTGGGCTCCCCTGCCACAGATCCTGCACAGGAAACCCACGTGGTGGGCCCGGCCACCCTGCCCCACTGGACACAGAGACTGCTAGACCCACCTGCTTGAGCCGCTTGACCTCGTGCTCGAGCTCCACCTCGCGGGCCCTGGCATTGAACTCGCCTAGGCCAGAGGAGGCACTGCGGCCCCTGCCTGGCCGCTCGCAGTCCAGCTTGTACATCTGCAGGTGCTCCAGCTCCTTCCGCAAGTCCTCGATGAGCTGCGAGGGAGAGAAGCAGGTTGGCAGGAGCAGGGATGCTGGAAGGAGCCCTGGTGCCTGCTGGCCTGGGACCTACCTCCTGCGTCGCCTCCCGCTCCTTCTGGAACTCAAGGCGGTTCTGTCGCAGCTTGTCCATCATGCGCTTGTACAGGTCCATCTCATCTTTGAGCCGCAGGCTGGTGTCCTCCAGACGGTCAGACATGCGCTGCCGCTCCTGGAGCAGGGAGACCCGATCAGGGGAGGAGAGTTCCCAGAGAGGGGCTCACTATGTCCAGGGGTGTCCCTGGGGTCTGGTCAGCCATCTTCACGAGGCAGATGCACAGTGAAACCAGCTCCCTTAGACGGAGCCCTGAGTCTTGGCTTACAGAAACGGCCAGAGCCCCGATGATTCTAGAAATACAACTAAAAACCTCAGGCCTCTGAAGTCCTTCAACGATGCTAGATGCAATCTGAATTGAAGGTGTTAGCCCAAATAGAAGCTAACCTCTTTCTAAAACtaatttttctccattgtatAAAGTAATAAATACATTCGCTGTAGAAAACTTGGAAAATGAGAAATACAGAAACACAAGTTGTTATTcactttttttgcatttcttaggGGGTGGGGCATTTGTTTAGAATTTCAGAAGCAATAAACTAAAGGCTCCCGATGGCCAGCCCTGCCCCTCCAAGCCTGGATCTGCTGCTCACCTCATCCAGTTTCTCTGTTTGAGACTTGAGCCGAGTCACTGTTGTTCTAAGCTCTGTATTTTCTTCCTCCAACTGCTGCACCCTGGCGAAAGGAGAAAGACAAATCTCAGAAACCTGGAATGGAGACTATCTGATAAGCGCCCGCCAGTCTGCAGTGATTCTCTGCTTCCTCCAAGAGGAAAGATACCAGAAACCAACTGAGAGAAAGAATATGATTATTATGTCAAAGACAATTTAGCCGTGAGCTTCCTATCAGCCAAAGCAAAATAGTAAGGACACTAAAttatcattcttattttctttcttttttttttgagacagagtcctactctgttgcccaggctggagtgaggtggcacaatctcagctctgcaacctctgcctccttcagcaattctcgtgcctcagcctcctgaatagctgggattagaggcatgcaccaccacacctagctaatttgtgtatttttagtagagacgggttttgccatgttggccaggctggtctcaaaaactggcctcatgtgatctgcccaccttggcctcccaaagtgttgggattacaagagtgagccaccacacgtggccttTATTTTTCCAATAAGTGGAAACATTCATTAGAGAGTAGGAACGCAGATTCTTCTTGTGTGCATCCTTCAGATCCTCAGACAACACGGGGATGTCTTTCTGCTAGATGGAGAAACAGTCTTCTTGTGGCTTCTGTGACTGGGCCCTCCTGTTAGACTCTGTAATTTGAAGGCAATGATCATATTGGCTTTTCATTCTCCGCCAACAGCATCTCATCCAGGGCTCTTCTCTGAGCGCTCACTGCACCTCCCTCTGATGACCACAGGCACGGGCTCTGACAGTAATAATCCTCTGTGTTAGCGTTCACACAGGAATTCCATAAAGGGAATCCTAAAGGGATTCCACAAGAAGACAGAGCCTGGGTGTTCaggtcagttttttgtttgtttgtctgttttgagacggagtctcagtggcgtgacctcagctcactgcaacctctgcctcccgggttcaagcgattctcctgcctcaacctcccgagcagctgggactacaggcgcgcaccaccacgcctggctaatttttgtatttttagtagagatggggtttcaccatgttggccaggatggtctccgtttcctgacctcgtgatccacctgcctcggcctccgaaagtgctgggattataggcgtgagccactgtgcccggcctcaggtCGGTTTTAAATGGTCTGAGAATAGGTGCAGGTGAGTTGGGCCGTCGGTGGCAGCAGAACTGAACAGGGTCACTTCTGGCAGTGACTCCTGCAGAGCATCCCGTTCTCGACCCACCACCTCCCCATCACGTCCTCTTTCCTGGAAAGATGGCTTCTGGGCCTCCACTGCCCTCTGGGCTCCAGAGAGGAATTCAGCCCCACCACCAGCAGGTGGCCCCAAGCGGGTGGAAGTGGTAGGGAACCAAGCATACGGCAGGACTCTGGGAACACCACTCGGATATTTTACACGAATGGCGCCCCCGGAGCTGTGTGACGGGCACACGTTAGGAGACAGTTCCCGAGGGCTGGCTTTCTGCACTTTGTCCTGTGGCCCAGGTTCACACTGTCTTTTACCACCTCCCGTGTCCCAGCCACCTCTCTTGGGCCAGCTGCCGAGGCGGGCTGAGTGAGAGCAGTCACCCTTAACTAGGCACCAGCCTCCAGAAACAGATGCAAAACAGCAGCTTCTAGAATAGagtcaaaatgtaaaatgaaccCCTGGTGGGTAACTTAGCAAAGCAGGTCTCAGACACCGGGGAGTTGGGAAGTCTCCTCACCAAACTGCACAGGGGCAGGGACACGGGGGCAGGGAGGTACCTGCCTGAGAGCCCAACTCCCAGTCATTTGCTCAGCAGCCCACCAGCCGCCAGGTGGGGCTCGGCAACTCTGGGAAGCCTCAGCATGGAGACTGGGGCCTCAGGGGGCCTGAGGAGTGCCAGGGCAGCTGTCCTCTCTGCCAGAAGCCCAGGCGGCCTCCTCGGCCTCGGTCAAGGGCCGCAAAGGGGCTTCATCACAGAGGCATCATCATAGCCCTCACCCGTGGGCAGGGTCTGGACTTACATCGGCTCACCCACCCACACAGCCGCTCTGTGGGGCACACAGGGAGGTGACCCAGTACGTCCAAGGCCATGGAGCTAATGGGAGACCAACTCAGATCCCTGGCCCGGGGCTGCTCCTTGTCCCGCCTGCCTCACGTTCCAATGACGAAGTCACAGGTACACGCAAGGCACAGGAACCGGGTTTTCCATTTACCTTGGCCCTGGGGCTCTGGCTCAGTCCACCAGGGGTCAGGGGAGAACCTGACAGCAGGGGGCGCTCcaggcctggatgtgagacccaGCCCAGGCCCTTTTCTCTGACAGACATTTGTGTGGTTTGCATTACCAAATGTGAGCCACGCTCCTGGGAACATTCCTTAGCGAACTTCCTGAAGAGCATGCCTCTGTGTTTCTCGTGGTATTAAAGTGGAACTGTTACTACTGGGAAGTCTCAAGAGGCTGCCCCTCAGCCTCACAttcccccatctataaaatggggatagcgCCTATCCCACAGGGCTGCCCCAGGACAGGGGGTCCCTCTGAGGGAGGGGGCTCGGTGGAGGGGCCCACCTGGCATTGAGCAGCTCCACCTCGGTAGCCTTCTCCCTCTCCAGCTTGCCGTAGGCCTCGCGGTGGCGCCGCGCCTCCTCCTCCAGAGCCTGCTCGGCCGTGGTCTCCTGATCCTTCACCATCTCCTCCAGCTCATGCACCCTGAGGACAGCGCAACGGGCAAGCTCTTGGGGCCTGCACCATTTCACCCCAACCCAGGCTGTGGCACGGGGGACCCTGGGCCCCGAGACCCTGAGTCACTGGCATGCCCACTGAGGGCGTGTGGGCCAGTAGCTTTCAGAGAGATGAACAGGGACACCGCACATCTAGAGGGGGTGTCGGTCACACATGCCATGGAGGGGCAGGCCTGGCAGTCAGAAGGTGGGGCGCTCAGGGCAGCACAGGGAGGGACCGCCCCCACCAGTCCCTGCAGCCACACCTGGCCGGAACCACCTCAGGCCTCACCTCTTGTTTTTGTGCTGTTCCTTCCCGGCCACCCCTCTGATTAATAATTCAGCTTATTGGGCACCTTGACTCCCAAAATAGGCACATCCTGGCTGGTGGCCTGAAGTCTGCCCCAGACCTGGGACAGGGCCAGGGGCACGTAGATGTGAGCACCCCAGTGACAGCCTGGTTGGTATTTCGGTCTGGGATACGTCTCACTGGCAACAGCCCCTCCACCAGGCTGACCTTCTGGGGTATACAAAAGGGCCCATCTTTGGGCCCTGTGACAAGTTGGAGGACCGGACCCCTGGCCAGGGTATGTCCCCCAAGGGTCATGCCATCTGGTGAGGACAACTAAACCCTGAATCCACCACTGCAGACAGCATCAGGAACGGCAGGCTCAGGGGACCTCCATCAGCAGCAGTGCTGGACCCTTCCCACCGCCCAGCTCACACTGGCCTGTCCCCTGCAGAGCTTGTCCCTAGGAAGGGACGTCAGGCTCCTGTCACTGTATGAGTGAGACACAGTGGATCCCCACTCACATCCTGGACCAGCCCTGTGGCTTCAGACCTCAGGGGGTAGAATCCATTGGGCCTAGAGCCAAGGTCAAGCTCCAACCTGTCTCCCTGTCCCTAAGGTCCTGTCCTGGGCACCACATGTGGGCAGGGCCATGTGACAAGAGGCTGATGCGTCACAGACCCTCAGAGCTGCAAAGGCATGAGGCTGCCTCCTCCCGGAGGTCTTAGCAAGATGGACCCCCGCTTTGTTCCCCAGCGTCACGGCTGAGCCCCCAGCGCCGCTGCCTGCTTGACCTGTGCACCAGCTGTGTGTTCTCTTGCTTCAGCTTGCTCTTCAGGTCCCCATTGGTCAGGCTGTCATTCTCCAGCTCTGTCACCTTCTTTTCCAGGAAGCTTACCTGCAGCAGGGGGCcggggtggggtggagaagaCCTCTGAGGCCACAGAACCGAGAACCTCGACGCCATGAGGTTCATGAGCAGGACCTCCAAACCACTGTGTATCCGAGAACGGTcatgtgtggggtgggggggtggggaacACGTGACCAGGGCCACCTGCCCCCAATTCCTAGGCAGGTACAGGGTCTCCCAAGTCCCCAGACAGTAGCCTGAGTGCACCCCATCTCCCCTGGGAGCAGGCATGCATTCAGTCCCTTCTCCAGCCACCCAAGGCCCACCTTCTCTGTGATGTCATTGTCGCAAGAGTCAATGCTGTCCCGGAACAGGTCTTCGGTGCTGCCATTGCTGCTGCTGAAGTTGCTGCTGTGCATGAGCTGCctgcaggggtgggaggagggtgtcTGGCTGCAGGGGCCTTCCAGAGACAGGGGCCTACTCACACTACTGGCTAGGCGAGCATCCAGTACCCCAGGGGGTCTGCCCCTTTAAGGAGGCTGCCCTCACTCAGCCTGAGAGGAAGAATGTTGCCAAACTCAGCGGATCACCCCGCCCAGAGGATGGCAAATGGGCTGTACAGACCCCCGGGGTCCCCTGGCAGACACAGCCAATGACGCACAGCTTCTCCTGCGGCCTCAGAACCCTCTTCACGCCAGCATGCTGGCCTGCAGCTACCCAGTGACCTCAGCTGGCACGTGAGCCCCCTCCTCTTCCAGTGGGGAAGCCCCCAAGGAGGTAGCCCAGCTCCATGGCCCTGGAAGAGGGTCTGGGCCTCCTGAGGCTTGAGCCTCTCCACCAAGCTGGCTCCTGCTACGTCTCTGGGAACTCTGGGGGATGGCAAAGGCAGAGAATTCTCCAGGCCTTGCAGAGCAGTGAGCTGGGGTGGGACTGGGCCTGCTGAGCTAACCCGTGCCTGAGGCAAAATCCAGCTGCCACCCCCAGTGACATCCCCTTCCAGCTCCCTGATAGGCAGCAGCCAGGGTCTCTGCCAAGAGGCCAACCCACATAGCTCCTGGGCCCTTGCTGCCAGCTCCCAGAGCCCTGAGTGTGGACCTGGGGCCACACTGAACTGCCGCAGGACTTAATTGGAGCAAAGTGACCAGCCCCAATGGCGCACACTCATGCCCAGATCCCCGCCTGCAGGAAACCTGGGGTCTCTTTATTGAGTATGGCTGCCAGCTCCAAGAGGCAGGAAGGGCACTGAACGCTGTGGGGTGCTCTGTCTCTCTCAGGGCATCCCTGGCATGCCTGCCTGAAGTCAAGGTGACCTAGGATTTGAAGAAGGGacaaggggtggggagagagcagGGAGGAGCTGGCCCCTCTTTTTCAGAAGTGACGCTGCCCTGGCTGCACTGCCCTGGGATGGCCTCGTTCCCCTCTGCTCACTCAGCCACATGCGGGCACCAGCTGAGTCTGGGCTGCTGGCAGGGAGCCCCGGCCAGTGGGCAGCATGGGGACAGCACTCAATTTGCCCTCCCTCGAGGCGGGCCTTACCGTCCAAAGGCCGTGCTGGAGATCTTTCGGTTGGGgctagagagagaaaggaaacagtCATTGAACAGAGGGGTTCTACTCCACTCCCTTACTCTGTCCTAGCTGTAAGACACCACAGTGCAGGACAAGGCTCTTCCCTCCCACTGAAAGGAATTCACTAGTCAGCTTGGTCCTGAGAAGAAACAGCCTGATTTCCTGTGGCAGAAAAAGCCCCTGGATCAACCCTCCTCTGAGAGCTCTCACCTGCCCAGACAGCAGGGGTCGCCTCGCCATGCCCGTAGCTTCTCCCTccaggccctgccctggccccccCGGCCTCTCACCCCCAAGCTGGGCCTGGGCCTCACCTGTTGGCCTTCAGGTTTTTCAGTCGGGCTTCCAAGTCATTGAGCAGGTTGATTTTCTTGCAGCATTGAGAGCAGTAAACATCTAGCAATTCGCTGTTGTACACGTGCCGCATTTTCCTAGGCGTCTGCCCCGCACTGATTCATGAGGGAAAGGAATCACCACCTTAACTGCTGTCCAGTCTGGTGCCCTACACCACCCTGCTGAGCTGACTTTACTTGAGTCCCCAGTACCTTTGAACCTTGTtaagggggaggggcagggagtggAAATATAGCAACAGATCATCCCTTCTCCAACACGCTCAAAGAGAAGCCAGTGAGGCATACCCATTTAACAGCTAAGGCAAACTGCGAGCTCATTTCAGAGAAAGTGGTGACTCAGGTGGGTGAGAAGGGATCACAGGGGTCACTTGGAAGGATGCTTCAACACTGAGGTTCTAGGACACAAGATGACACAGAGCCCCGTGGCCCCCAGTGTGCAGCCTCCTAGGTCAGTTAATTCAGGAGGAACTCCTGACCCCTAATCAGGGTGCGAAGGTAGCAACCCCAAGCCCCAGGAGCAGAACTCAAGTAGCTGAGGACAAAGGAAAAGGGCCAGCTCAGGACTCGTACCCCTCCACCCCCTAGGATGTGCTTAAATTGCTTCTGCAACTTTTGACCCCAAATGACATCCCAGACCAAGGGGCCACCTGGAAGACACTGAAGACCCCAGGTCCGAGTAGACGTTGGTCCTGGTCTCATCATCGGGGCAAGGGCTGCTGGGGGCACAGTCCACATCGTCACCCTCCCCATAGTCTTCAAACTGCTCCTCATTGCTGATGAGCGAGGTGGTGGAGTGTGTAGAAAGGTCTGAGGTCGTCATGGATGGAGTGTGGACCAGGGACCTGAGGGTCCGAGAGCACCCAAGTCAGAGGAGGACTCATGGGTCCCCAGCCACAGCCCGTGGTGGGGAAACTGACAGGCATTTCCCTTTAATTGGCACTACCGATTAAGTTTGTAGCTCTTGACCTGGTAAGTACATTTCAGGGACCCTATCTAAAGGGAAACATCTCACCACAGAAACCCTTTCTACAGTTCAAACCAATTCTACCCATGCTACCCCACAGTAGCAAAACACTGCTTACAACCTAATTGTCTAGCTACAGCTAGatcaaattataattattaaattataatgttAGTAAATTATTAAATTGTGGAATATCAAATAGTTGTTGAAAGGTTTGTTAAAACATTTGGAGTAgtggcaggcgcggtggctcacgcctgtaatcccagcactttgggaggccgaggcgggcggatcagaggtcaggagatcgagaccatcctggctaacatggtgaaaccgcaattctactagaaatacaaaaaattagccgggcgtggtggcgagcacctgtagtcgcagctactcaggaggctgagggaggagaatggcgtgaacccgggaggtggagcttgcagtgagccgagattgtgccactgcactccagcctgggcgacagagggagactccgtctcaaaaaaaacaaaaacaaaaaaacaaacaaaaaaacattcgGAGTAGCTGCTCTGCTTCTGTAGTAGccattgttttattatttccttaataaacttgctttcactttaaggagaggaaaaaaaaacattcggagtaatacagaaaatgaatataaatggatCTAAAATTTTAGATACTGTAAGACTGAGTAtggtcatcccttggtatccaaGAGAGATTTGTTCCAGGACCCCCTGTGGAcaccaaaatctgaggatgctcaagtcccagATATGAAATGGCATAGTATTCACATAcaacctatgcatatcctcctgtatactcgatcgtctctagattacttatcatacctaatgcaatgtaaatgctatgtaaatagttgttatactgtgttgttttttaagtttgtctttttttttttttttttttggagacagagtcttgctttgtcgcctggctggagtgcattggtgcaacctctgccttccaggttctagtgattcacctgccacagcctcctgagtagctgggagtagcctcctgccaccatgcacagctaattttgtatttttagtagagatg contains the following coding sequences:
- the RAB11FIP4 gene encoding rab11 family-interacting protein 4 isoform X2, which gives rise to MAGGAGWSGAPAALLRSVRRLREVFEVCGRDPDGFLRVERVAALGLRFGQGEEVEKLVKYLDPNDLGRINFKDFCRGVFAMKGCEELLKDVLSVESAGTLPCAPEIPDCVEQGSEVTGPTFADGELIPREPGFFPEDEEEAMTLAPPEGPQELYTDSPMESTQSLEGSVGSPAEKDGGLGGLFLPEDNAGQTPRKMRHVYNSELLDVYCSQCCKKINLLNDLEARLKNLKANSPNRKISSTAFGRQLMHSSNFSSSNGSTEDLFRDSIDSCDNDITEKVSFLEKKVTELENDSLTNGDLKSKLKQENTQLVHRVHELEEMVKDQETTAEQALEEEARRHREAYGKLEREKATEVELLNARVQQLEEENTELRTTVTRLKSQTEKLDEERQRMSDRLEDTSLRLKDEMDLYKRMMDKLRQNRLEFQKEREATQELIEDLRKELEHLQMYKLDCERPGRGRSASSGLGEFNARAREVELEHEVKRLKQENYKLRDQNDDLNGQILSLSLYEAKNLFAAQTKAQSLAAEIDTASRDELMEALKEQEEINFRLRQYMDKIILAILDHNPSILEIKH
- the RAB11FIP4 gene encoding rab11 family-interacting protein 4 isoform X1, coding for MAGGAGWSGAPAALLRSVRRLREVFEVCGRDPDGFLRVERVAALGLRFGQGEEVEKLVKYLDPNDLGRINFKDFCRGVFAMKGCEELLKDVLSVESAGTLPCAPEIPDCVEQGSEVTGPTFADGELIPREPGFFPEDEEEAMTLAPPEGPQELYTDSPMESTQSLEGSVGSPAEKDGGLGGLFLPEDKSLVHTPSMTTSDLSTHSTTSLISNEEQFEDYGEGDDVDCAPSSPCPDDETRTNVYSDLGSSVSSSAGQTPRKMRHVYNSELLDVYCSQCCKKINLLNDLEARLKNLKANSPNRKISSTAFGRQLMHSSNFSSSNGSTEDLFRDSIDSCDNDITEKVSFLEKKVTELENDSLTNGDLKSKLKQENTQLVHRVHELEEMVKDQETTAEQALEEEARRHREAYGKLEREKATEVELLNARVQQLEEENTELRTTVTRLKSQTEKLDEERQRMSDRLEDTSLRLKDEMDLYKRMMDKLRQNRLEFQKEREATQELIEDLRKELEHLQMYKLDCERPGRGRSASSGLGEFNARAREVELEHEVKRLKQENYKLRDQNDDLNGQILSLSLYEAKNLFAAQTKAQSLAAEIDTASRDELMEALKEQEEINFRLRQYMDKIILAILDHNPSILEIKH
- the RAB11FIP4 gene encoding rab11 family-interacting protein 4 isoform X4, with the protein product MSPQLDTKSPSAHAGLPATGGGGAAPSTGAQKCERQRRGRDCSCASGLPAASPRAADPRPLASAPLPESGPRMRTPPALGSQGSEVTGPTFADGELIPREPGFFPEDEEEAMTLAPPEGPQELYTDSPMESTQSLEGSVGSPAEKDGGLGGLFLPEDKSLVHTPSMTTSDLSTHSTTSLISNEEQFEDYGEGDDVDCAPSSPCPDDETRTNVYSDLGSSVSSSAGQTPRKMRHVYNSELLDVYCSQCCKKINLLNDLEARLKNLKANSPNRKISSTAFGRQLMHSSNFSSSNGSTEDLFRDSIDSCDNDITEKVSFLEKKVTELENDSLTNGDLKSKLKQENTQLVHRVHELEEMVKDQETTAEQALEEEARRHREAYGKLEREKATEVELLNARVQQLEEENTELRTTVTRLKSQTEKLDEERQRMSDRLEDTSLRLKDEMDLYKRMMDKLRQNRLEFQKEREATQELIEDLRKELEHLQMYKLDCERPGRGRSASSGLGEFNARAREVELEHEVKRLKQENYKLRDQNDDLNGQILSLSLYEAKNLFAAQTKAQSLAAEIDTASRDELMEALKEQEEINFRLRQYMDKIILAILDHNPSILEIKH
- the RAB11FIP4 gene encoding rab11 family-interacting protein 4 isoform X3, which codes for MSPQLDTKSPSAHAGLPATGGGGAAPSTGAQKCERQRRGRDCSCASGLPAASPRAADPRPLASAPLPESGPRMRTPPALGSQGSEVTGPTFADGELIPREPGFFPEDEEEAMTLAPPEGPQELYTDSPMESTQSLEGSVGSPAEKDGGLGGLFLPEDNAGQTPRKMRHVYNSELLDVYCSQCCKKINLLNDLEARLKNLKANSPNRKISSTAFGRQLMHSSNFSSSNGSTEDLFRDSIDSCDNDITEKVSFLEKKVTELENDSLTNGDLKSKLKQENTQLVHRVHELEEMVKDQETTAEQALEEEARRHREAYGKLEREKATEVELLNARVQQLEEENTELRTTVTRLKSQTEKLDEERQRMSDRLEDTSLRLKDEMDLYKRMMDKLRQNRLEFQKEREATQELIEDLRKELEHLQMYKLDCERPGRGRSASSGLGEFNARAREVELEHEVKRLKQENYKLRDQNDDLNGQILSLSLYEAKNLFAAQTKAQSLAAEIDTASRDELMEALKEQEEINFRLRQYMDKIILAILDHNPSILEIKH